The following are encoded in a window of Panulirus ornatus isolate Po-2019 chromosome 6, ASM3632096v1, whole genome shotgun sequence genomic DNA:
- the Ns1 gene encoding guanine nucleotide-binding protein-like 3 homolog translates to MVAKKRKSKRMTLKMKYKIQKKVKEHHKKLKREKRKHPERFRKPKDPGVPKSLPFYDKVIEEAKELKEARDRRREEARLLRNEQRNQIFAKKRNIENIDELIQTAEERSDKFEAEQAIKANKIGGLSDRSAKAYYKEFKKVVEAADVVLEVLDARDPLGSRVPHMESMVTNHPSKKLVLVLNKADLIPRDILEKWLQYLRREHPTIVFKSSTQVQGSRLAHASPKIMNSSEELMQSSRCLGADVLMQLLKNYCRNKDIKTAISVGVVGLPNVGKSSLINSLKRCKSCCVGSTPGVTKSMQQVQLDSKIQLLDCPGIILPGGDASDATSALRNAIKIEQLDDPFLPVDAILARADKNQLMIHYCLSDFRTTDQFLALLARRLGKLKKKGIPDRVVAARRVLQDWNTGLIKYYTQPPKVNTTQDGAKLVTELSKEFDLDSLLSEEGSLMKALPTFRPSETMIVDSLGPVVEVKDDDEIEEEEEEENMEDDGETLEGDKVLPKDIHIDMEMAPASADSEKSEKKDRWETGLQEFDLKTTSLKKYQKKIQKKTRKEFNRNVKRADDLTTALENFSGLRDSED, encoded by the exons ATGGTTGCTAAAA AGAGGAAGTCGAAACGGATgactttgaaaatgaaatataagattCAGAAGAAGGTGAAAGAGCACCACAAGAAGctgaagagggaaaaaagaaagcacCCGGAAAGATTTAGAA AGCCCAAGGATCCTGGAGTGCCGAAGTCACTTCCATTTTatgataaggttatagaggaagcAAAAGAATTAAAAGAGGCTCGAGATCGTCGCAGAGAAGAAGCAAGACTTCTCAGAAATGAACAGAGAAACCAAATTTTTGCCAAAAAGAGAAATATTGA GAATATAGATGAACTTATTCAAACTGCTGAGGAACGTAGTGATAAATTTGAAGCAGAGCAAGCCATAAAAGCAAATAAGATTGGAGGTCTGAGTGACAGATCTGCAAAAGCTTACTACAAAGAGTTCAAAAAG gTTGTTGAAGCTGCCGATGTTGTCTTGGAAGTATTAGATGCTCGGGATCCTCTGGGATCTCGGGTACCTCATATGGAGTCCATGGTCACTAATCACCCAAGTAAAAAATTGGTGTTGGTACTAAACAAGGCAGATCTTATACCCAGAGACATTCTTGAGAAGTGGCTACAGTACCTGCGTCGTGAACATCCAACTATAGTTTTCAAGTCCAGCACACAGGTCCAAGGTTCCCGCTTAGCTCATGCTTCTCCTAA AATTATGAATTCCTCAGAAGAACTCATGCAGTCTTCAAGATGTCTCGGGGCTGATGTCCTCATGCAGCTTCTAAAGAACTACTGTCGCAACAAGGACATTAAAACAGCAATTTCAGTTGGCGTTGTAGGTCTACCCAATGTTGGAAAGAGTAGCCTCATAAACAGTTTAAAGCGTTGCAAGTCTTGTTGTGTTGGGTCAACACCAGGTGTCACAAA ATCAATGCAGCAGGTTCAACTTGACTCTAAGATTCAGCTCCTCGACTGCCCAGGAATAATTCTCCCTGGTGGGGATGCTAGTGATGCCACATCTGCACTTAGAAATGCCATCAAGATTGAGCAGTTAGATGATCCTTTCTTGCCAGTTGATGCTATTCTGGCTAGAGCAGACAAAAATCAG CTGATGATCCACTACTGCTTGAGCGATTTCCGAACTACAGATCAGTTTCTGGCATTGTTAGCAAGACGTCTAGGGAAACTGAAAAAGAAGGGCATTCCTGATAGAGTTGTTGCTGCTCGTAGGGTTTTACAAGACTGGAACAC AGGCCTTATCAAATACTACACTCAACCTCCAAAAGTTAACACAACCCAAGATGGAGCAAAATTGGTAACAGAGTTAAGTAAAGAGTTTGACTTAGACAGCCTTTTATCTGAGGAGGGATCATTGATGAAAGCTCTTCCCACATTTAGACCTTCTGAGACAATGATAGTTGATTCCTTGGGACCTGTCGTCGAGgttaaggatgatgatgaaattgaggaagaggaggaggaagaaaatatgGAAGATGATGGGGAGACCCTTGAAGGAGATAAAGTG TTGCCAAAAGATATTCACATTGATATGGAGATGGCTCCAGCCAGTGCTGATTctgaaaaaagtgagaaaaaggaTCGCTGGGAGACAGGTTTGCAAGAGTTTGATCTGAAGACCACGTCCCTTAAGAAATATCAAAAGAAGATACAGAAGAAGACTCGCAAAGAGTTCAATCGCAATGTCAAAAGAGCAGATGATCTTACGACAGCTTTAGAGAATTTTTCAGGTTTAAGAGATAGCGAGGATTGA